The DNA sequence GGTCCCAGACGTTGATCGTGGCGCTGGAGTTCTCGTCGAAGTGCGTGGTGATCTCGAAGTTGAACAGCAGGTCGTCCCCGCACACCCGCGCCTCGAGCACCTCGCCCTCGATCTTCAGGGCCACCACGGACGAGTAGAACTCGCGGATGGCCGCCTTGCCCTCGTGCACCGTGCCGTTGCCGACCGGGTCCTCGACCGTGGCGTTCTCCGCGTAGAGGTCGAGAACAGCCTCGAGGTCGCCCGCGACCAGCGCGGCGATGTAGGAGTCTGCGGTGGCACGGATCTGCTCAGGGGAAGCACTCACGGCGGTGGCCTTTCGGTGAGACGTCGAGTCCACTCGAGCCTAGAACGTGTTCTCGTCACGAGGATCGGTACGGGGTAGCGAATGAAAATAATGTGACTTGCGCCACACCCGCCACGGGCCTACGCTCCGTTCACCAGAGAGCAGGACGTCCATCCGGCCCGGGAACGGGGTACGCCATGTCCACACCGAACGTCTCGGCCAAGAGCTCGGACGAGGAGTCCTTCCACACCGGGCGGGTGGTGATCATCTCCCTGGTCGCAGCGCTCGGCGGGTTCCTGTTCGGATTCGACACCGCGGTCATCAACGGGGCGGTGGACGCCGTCCAGGAGTCGTTCGGGATGAACGCCGGGCTCACCGGGTTCGTGGTCTCCTCGGCGCTGCTCGGATGCATCGCCGGTGCGTACCTCGCGGGCCGCCTCGCCGACCGCTGGGGACGTACCCGCGTCATGGTCCTGGCGTCGGCGTTGTTCACCGCGAGCGCACTCGGGTCCGGACTCGCATTCGGCCCGTGGGATCTCATCATCTGGCGCGTGGTCGGCGGGCTGGGCGTCGGCGCCGCCTCGGTCATCGCTCCGGCCTACATCGCGGAGGTGGCCCCGCCCTCGATCCGCGGTCGCCTCGGTTCCCTCCAACAGCTCGCGATCGTCTCCGGCATCTTCGTGGCCCTGCTCTCCGACGCCTGGCTGGCGTCCGTGGCCGGCGGCGCGATCGAGGAGCTCTGGATGGGTATCCAGGCCTGGCGCTGGATGTTCCTCACCGAGCTGGTGCCCGCCGTCACCTACGGGGTGCTGGCACTCATGATCCCCGAGTCCCCCCGCTATCTGCTGGCCAAGGGGCTGGTCAGCGAGGCGAGAGACGTGCTGCGCACCATCCAGTCGAGCGGCGTCGACAACCGGATCACAGAGATCCGCGCAACGGTTCGCCAGGAGAGGAAGCGGTCCTGGCAGGACATGCTCACCCCGGGTGGCCGGAACCTCCTGCCGATCGTGTGGATCGGCGTCATCCTGTCGGTCTTCCAGCAGGCCGTCGGCATCAACGTGATCTTCTACTACTCCACCTCTCTGTGGCAGTCGGTCGGCTTCACCGAGGCGGACGCGCTCACCCAGACCGCGATCACCTCGGTCACCAACATCGTGGTGACGATCGTGGCCATCGCGCTGATCGACAAGATCGGCCGTCGCAAGCTGCTCATGACGGGATCGGTGGGCATGACCGTCTCGCTCGCGGTGATGGCCGCGATGTTCAGCACCGCCACGATGGGCCCGGGGGCCGACGGCGAACTCGCACCCCAACTCGGCGACACCCAGGGGCTCGTCGCGCTGATCGCCGCCAACGGCTTCGTCGTGTTCTTCGGTATGTCGTGGGGCCCGGCGGTGTGGGTGCTGCTCGGCGAGATGTTCAACAACCGCATCCGCACGGCGGCGCTCGGTCTGGCCGCCGCCGCCCAATGGTTGGCGAACTTCGCGGTCTCCACGGCGTTCCCGCCGATGGCCGAGTTCAGCCTCACGTTCACCTACGGCTTCTACGCGGTGTCTGCGCTGCTGTCGTTGCTGTTCGTGGCCAGGTTCATCCCCGAGACCACCGGCCGCTCGCTCGAGGACATGGAGTAACCGGGCCTGTCCCCGCCTCCGAACGGGCGGGTCGGATGACCCGGTCCGGGCGGGCAACCGGGGGTGTCAGGCCGCGTCGTCGGGCGTCCGGACCGGGCAGAACAGGTCGGTGCGCAGAGTCGCGGGATCGATGTCCGGCGAGGGCTCGGTGACGTACGACTCCCAGAAAGGTGTCGCCGGGGCCCGCCCCAGGGAGCCGATCTCACCCATGAACTCCTGCCACG is a window from the Dietzia sp. JS16-p6b genome containing:
- a CDS encoding SgcJ/EcaC family oxidoreductase, with amino-acid sequence MSASPEQIRATADSYIAALVAGDLEAVLDLYAENATVEDPVGNGTVHEGKAAIREFYSSVVALKIEGEVLEARVCGDDLLFNFEITTHFDENSSATINVWDLMTHDEQGKVASMRAYWTPENMR
- a CDS encoding sugar porter family MFS transporter yields the protein MSTPNVSAKSSDEESFHTGRVVIISLVAALGGFLFGFDTAVINGAVDAVQESFGMNAGLTGFVVSSALLGCIAGAYLAGRLADRWGRTRVMVLASALFTASALGSGLAFGPWDLIIWRVVGGLGVGAASVIAPAYIAEVAPPSIRGRLGSLQQLAIVSGIFVALLSDAWLASVAGGAIEELWMGIQAWRWMFLTELVPAVTYGVLALMIPESPRYLLAKGLVSEARDVLRTIQSSGVDNRITEIRATVRQERKRSWQDMLTPGGRNLLPIVWIGVILSVFQQAVGINVIFYYSTSLWQSVGFTEADALTQTAITSVTNIVVTIVAIALIDKIGRRKLLMTGSVGMTVSLAVMAAMFSTATMGPGADGELAPQLGDTQGLVALIAANGFVVFFGMSWGPAVWVLLGEMFNNRIRTAALGLAAAAQWLANFAVSTAFPPMAEFSLTFTYGFYAVSALLSLLFVARFIPETTGRSLEDME